From the Flavobacterium galactosidilyticum genome, one window contains:
- a CDS encoding TrkH family potassium uptake protein, with translation MKNESLLNYLYRFFDIIVLLFIVFDFGYDFQDNYNSPHVVALILLSFGLLGFNSFKYFNYTFKRNKRVVLINMIILGFLLLMASIIWFLNRTLPSYYVLQKIKPVLEGGLIVYFLLRLMVFVRHIYDIYFNPAIVFVGSFMILVLIGAFLLMLPSATTGSITFTNALFTATSAVCVTGLTVVDTASDFTIVGQSIIIVLIQLGGIGILTFTSFFAFFFRGSSSFKEGLNTRDFIANEGLSDVFRAALNVVIFTLSVELVGALFIYSSIIDNAIIEHKFYFSLFHSISAFCNAGFSTLPGGILNTTVKFNYYLQWILMLMIILGGLGHNIVFNFYHYLKTYVFAFFDKKVIHKKVRIITLNTKIVLYTTAILLVGGTLFLYISEYNITLLQHNTVFGKITAAAFNAVSPRTAGFSATDYGEMGVPSLLFVILLMWIGGSPASTAGGIKTSTFALATLNIVAVARGKSRIQLFGRRISADSTSRAFAILSISLITIGISILAVLIFEPEGTPLLTVAFECFSAYSTVGSSINYTATLTEPSKYVIILTMFIGRIGMLNLMVGLLRRLNHQFYEYPRENILIN, from the coding sequence CTTTTAGGTTTTAATTCTTTCAAATATTTTAATTATACTTTCAAAAGAAATAAAAGAGTAGTCTTGATTAACATGATTATTCTAGGATTTCTTTTACTTATGGCTTCCATAATTTGGTTCCTTAATCGCACTTTACCCTCGTATTATGTATTGCAAAAAATAAAACCAGTTCTTGAAGGAGGTTTAATTGTTTACTTTTTACTGCGATTAATGGTTTTTGTACGTCATATTTATGATATCTACTTTAATCCAGCCATTGTTTTTGTAGGGAGTTTTATGATTTTAGTTTTAATTGGTGCTTTTTTACTAATGCTACCAAGTGCTACTACAGGTTCTATAACGTTTACCAATGCGCTTTTTACCGCTACTAGCGCCGTGTGTGTAACTGGTTTGACTGTAGTAGATACTGCATCCGATTTTACTATTGTTGGTCAATCCATAATTATAGTTTTAATTCAATTGGGCGGAATTGGAATTTTAACTTTTACGTCATTTTTCGCCTTTTTCTTTAGAGGAAGTTCCTCGTTTAAGGAAGGTTTGAATACTCGAGATTTTATTGCTAATGAAGGCTTAAGTGATGTTTTTAGAGCAGCGCTAAATGTGGTTATCTTCACGTTATCTGTAGAATTAGTGGGAGCGCTGTTTATTTATTCTTCTATAATTGATAATGCAATTATTGAGCATAAATTTTACTTTTCGTTGTTTCATTCCATATCCGCATTTTGTAATGCGGGATTTTCAACATTACCGGGAGGAATTTTAAACACAACCGTGAAGTTTAATTATTACCTGCAATGGATTTTGATGTTGATGATTATTCTTGGCGGTTTAGGTCACAATATTGTTTTTAACTTTTATCACTATTTAAAAACATACGTATTTGCGTTCTTTGACAAGAAAGTAATTCACAAAAAAGTTAGAATCATTACTCTAAATACGAAAATAGTACTTTATACGACAGCTATCTTATTAGTAGGAGGTACTTTATTTCTATATATTTCTGAATATAACATTACTTTATTGCAACATAATACGGTTTTTGGCAAAATAACCGCAGCAGCTTTTAATGCAGTGTCACCTAGAACCGCTGGTTTTAGTGCAACTGATTATGGTGAAATGGGAGTTCCATCCTTGCTCTTTGTTATTTTATTGATGTGGATAGGTGGTTCACCAGCCTCAACAGCAGGCGGGATAAAAACGAGTACTTTTGCATTAGCAACTTTAAATATAGTGGCAGTTGCAAGAGGGAAAAGTAGAATTCAATTGTTTGGTAGAAGGATATCAGCGGATTCTACGTCGCGTGCCTTTGCCATTTTGTCAATTTCATTAATTACCATAGGCATCTCTATTTTGGCCGTTTTAATATTTGAGCCAGAAGGAACGCCTTTATTAACAGTTGCTTTCGAGTGTTTCTCGGCATATAGTACTGTTGGTTCTAGTATAAATTATACGGCAACACTTACCGAGCCTAGTAAATATGTCATTATTTTGACTATGTTTATCGGCCGTATAGGAATGCTCAACTTAATGGTGGGGTTATTACGTAGATTGAATCATCAGTTTTACGAATATCCAAGAGAAAATATTTTAATTAACTAA
- a CDS encoding potassium channel family protein translates to MKIIVFGLGNFGMSLAISLTETGNEVIGVDRNIEKVNLVKDKISHAIAMDSTNELSYEALPLKDTDKVVVAIGENEGAAIITTAIIKKLSDVKIISRALSPIHDTVLEAMGIHSIVHPEQESADRLTKQINFKSTLENYQLDDNYTISEVKAKPEFFGKTLETLDTIDKYHLTLVTIIRKREKKNLIGKKSIVKETIGRPSPDTIVLEGDILVVFGYNKDIETYCLGQEEYQKRNY, encoded by the coding sequence ATGAAAATAATCGTATTTGGTTTAGGAAATTTCGGAATGTCATTGGCGATAAGCCTAACCGAAACAGGAAATGAAGTCATAGGTGTCGATAGAAATATCGAGAAAGTGAATTTAGTTAAAGATAAGATCTCGCATGCAATTGCAATGGATTCTACTAATGAGTTGTCTTATGAAGCCTTGCCTTTAAAAGATACTGATAAGGTCGTTGTTGCTATTGGAGAGAATGAGGGAGCTGCCATTATCACTACTGCTATTATTAAAAAATTAAGCGATGTAAAAATTATCAGTAGAGCTTTATCACCCATTCACGATACGGTTCTTGAAGCGATGGGAATTCATAGCATTGTGCATCCTGAGCAAGAATCAGCGGATAGATTAACAAAGCAAATCAATTTTAAATCTACTTTAGAGAATTACCAATTAGACGATAATTACACTATTTCTGAAGTAAAAGCAAAACCAGAATTCTTTGGAAAAACATTAGAGACCTTAGATACAATTGATAAATATCATTTGACGCTAGTTACTATTATTCGAAAAAGAGAAAAGAAAAATTTAATCGGTAAAAAATCAATTGTTAAAGAAACTATTGGTCGTCCTTCTCCAGATACTATTGTTTTAGAGGGCGATATTTTAGTGGTATTCGGATACAATAAAGATATAGAAACATACTGTTTAGGGCAGGAAGAATACCAAAAAAGAAATTACTAA
- a CDS encoding uroporphyrinogen-III synthase — translation MIQILSTKTLLNNQREALVNADFNVIEADFIKTKSNPFQLNEINENLIFTSQNAVQSFLLDPKSEALKSKNVFCVGLKTKIMLSENGYNVVAYTGYAEDLAEIITLIYASESYTFFSGNLRRETLPKALKDAKIKFNEIQVYETTLTPQKIKSPVEAILFFSPSGIESYLKENKIKNETCFCIGTTTASALEGITKNIVVADQPTIEDVIEEVIAEYK, via the coding sequence ATGATTCAGATACTATCTACAAAAACACTCTTGAATAATCAAAGAGAAGCATTAGTAAATGCAGATTTTAATGTCATTGAGGCAGATTTTATTAAAACGAAAAGTAACCCTTTTCAATTAAATGAAATTAATGAAAATTTGATATTTACGAGTCAAAATGCAGTGCAGAGTTTTTTATTGGATCCAAAATCGGAAGCATTAAAATCAAAGAATGTTTTTTGCGTGGGTTTGAAAACCAAAATTATGCTGTCTGAAAATGGCTATAATGTGGTCGCTTACACCGGTTACGCCGAAGATCTAGCCGAAATAATTACGCTAATTTATGCTAGTGAAAGCTATACTTTTTTTAGTGGAAACTTAAGAAGAGAGACTTTGCCAAAGGCTTTAAAAGATGCAAAAATAAAATTCAATGAAATTCAGGTTTATGAAACTACGTTGACGCCGCAGAAAATAAAATCCCCTGTGGAAGCCATATTGTTTTTTAGTCCATCTGGTATTGAAAGCTATTTAAAAGAAAATAAAATTAAAAATGAGACTTGTTTCTGTATAGGAACAACAACTGCAAGTGCACTTGAAGGAATAACAAAAAACATTGTCGTTGCAGATCAACCCACCATTGAGGATGTGATTGAAGAAGTAATTGCTGAGTATAAATAA
- the hemE gene encoding uroporphyrinogen decarboxylase — MIKNDLFLKALKGETVQRPPVWMMRQAGRYLPEFIALRDKYDFFTRCRTPEIAAEITVQPIRRIAPDAAILFSDILVVPQAMGLEVIMKENFGPFVPNPIRTIQDVERVIVPDIQETLGYVMDAIKLTKEMLNDEVPLIGFAGSPWTIMCYAVEGQGSKSFDKAKGFCFQYPEAAHVLLQKITDTTILYLKEKVKAGVNAVQVFDSWGGMLSPADYQEFSWKYINQIVEALADDAPVIVFGKGCWFALGEMGKSRASALGVDWTCSPRNARYLSGGNITLQGNFDPSRLLSPIPVIKKMVHEMIDEFGKDKYIVNLGHGILPNIPVDHAKAFIDAVKEYNQ; from the coding sequence ATGATTAAGAATGACCTATTTTTAAAAGCATTAAAAGGAGAAACTGTACAACGTCCGCCGGTATGGATGATGCGTCAAGCAGGAAGATATTTACCTGAATTTATCGCTTTACGTGATAAATACGATTTTTTCACTCGTTGTAGAACTCCTGAAATTGCAGCAGAAATAACAGTGCAACCTATTCGTAGAATTGCTCCAGATGCAGCGATTTTATTCTCTGATATTTTGGTAGTACCACAAGCAATGGGACTTGAAGTGATTATGAAAGAAAATTTTGGTCCATTTGTGCCAAATCCAATTCGTACGATTCAAGATGTGGAACGTGTAATTGTTCCAGATATTCAAGAAACTTTAGGATATGTAATGGACGCAATTAAATTGACTAAAGAAATGTTGAACGATGAGGTGCCCTTAATTGGTTTTGCAGGTTCACCATGGACAATTATGTGTTATGCAGTAGAAGGACAAGGATCTAAAAGTTTTGATAAAGCAAAAGGATTTTGTTTCCAATATCCAGAAGCAGCACATGTTTTATTACAAAAAATTACCGACACTACTATTTTATACTTAAAAGAAAAAGTAAAAGCAGGCGTAAACGCAGTTCAAGTTTTTGACTCTTGGGGCGGAATGTTATCTCCTGCTGACTATCAAGAATTTTCTTGGAAATATATCAACCAAATCGTTGAGGCTTTAGCCGATGATGCACCGGTGATTGTTTTTGGAAAAGGATGTTGGTTTGCTTTAGGTGAAATGGGGAAAAGTAGAGCTTCTGCATTAGGAGTTGACTGGACTTGTTCACCAAGAAACGCAAGATATTTATCAGGCGGAAACATCACTTTACAAGGAAATTTTGATCCATCAAGATTGTTGTCACCAATTCCAGTTATCAAGAAAATGGTACACGAAATGATTGACGAATTCGGTAAAGACAAATACATCGTGAATTTAGGTCACGGAATTTTACCAAATATTCCTGTGGATCATGCAAAAGCGTTTATTGATGCAGTAAAAGAATACAACCAATAG
- the hemF gene encoding oxygen-dependent coproporphyrinogen oxidase → MKNKFYAYIQNLQDQIVAGLEAVDGEAKFREDIWERPEGGGGRTRVIENGNVFEKGGVNISAVHGKLPDSMQKLFNVGEADFFACGLSLVIHPKSPMVPTVHANWRYFEMYDDHGNVINSWFGGGQDLTPYYLFEEDAIHFHQTCKTACDKHNPEFYTKYKKQCDTYFWNAHRFEARGIGGLFFDYCKETEDMKMENWFNFVSEVGNSFLEAYVPVVEKRKNVPYSAAQKTWQEIRRGRYVEFNLVHDKGTLFGLKTNGRIESILMSLPPHVQWVYDHNPETGSEEEKLIQVLENPKNWIAD, encoded by the coding sequence ATGAAAAATAAATTTTACGCATACATACAAAACTTGCAAGATCAAATCGTTGCAGGATTAGAAGCAGTTGATGGTGAAGCCAAATTCCGTGAAGACATTTGGGAACGACCAGAAGGCGGTGGAGGAAGGACTCGTGTAATTGAAAACGGAAACGTATTTGAAAAAGGCGGTGTCAATATTTCAGCAGTTCATGGGAAATTACCAGACAGTATGCAAAAACTATTCAACGTAGGTGAAGCTGATTTTTTTGCTTGCGGACTGAGTTTAGTTATTCATCCAAAAAGTCCAATGGTTCCAACGGTTCACGCGAACTGGCGCTATTTCGAAATGTATGATGATCATGGAAATGTAATCAACAGCTGGTTTGGTGGCGGACAAGATCTTACGCCTTATTACTTATTTGAAGAAGATGCAATTCATTTTCATCAGACCTGTAAAACCGCCTGTGATAAACACAATCCAGAATTTTATACTAAATATAAAAAACAATGTGATACTTATTTCTGGAATGCACACCGTTTTGAAGCCAGAGGAATTGGTGGGTTGTTTTTTGATTACTGCAAAGAAACCGAAGATATGAAAATGGAAAATTGGTTCAACTTTGTTTCAGAAGTGGGGAATAGTTTCTTAGAAGCTTATGTTCCCGTGGTAGAAAAAAGAAAAAATGTACCATATTCAGCCGCTCAAAAAACATGGCAAGAAATTCGTCGTGGTCGTTATGTCGAGTTCAACCTAGTTCATGACAAAGGCACTTTATTTGGTTTAAAAACTAATGGTCGAATCGAGAGTATCTTGATGAGTTTGCCGCCGCATGTGCAGTGGGTTTACGATCATAATCCAGAAACAGGAAGCGAAGAAGAGAAATTAATACAAGTATTAGAAAATCCAAAAAATTGGATTGCAGATTGA
- the hemB gene encoding porphobilinogen synthase produces the protein MFPLQRGRRLRVNESIRSLVRETTLSPSDFMFPMFIAEGENYKVEISSMPGIFRRSVDLTVLEVKELFDLGIRAVNIYVKVDESLKDNTGKEAWNPHGLMQRAIKEIKAACPEMIVMPDVALDPYSIYGHDGIIANGDIENDSTNEALVKMAVSHAEAGADFVAPSDMMDGRVLRLRQGLDVAGFQNVGIMSYSAKYASAFYGPFRDALDSAPRESDVVVPKDKKTYQMDYSNRLEAIKEALWDVEEGADMVMVKPGIAYLDIVREVKNAVNVPVTVFHVSGEYAMIKAAAERGWLDHDKIMMEQLMCIKRAGASLISTYFAKEAAILLQKK, from the coding sequence ATGTTCCCATTACAAAGAGGTAGAAGATTACGCGTCAACGAATCCATTCGTTCTTTAGTTCGCGAAACCACATTAAGTCCAAGTGATTTTATGTTTCCAATGTTCATCGCAGAAGGTGAAAATTACAAAGTAGAAATTTCGTCTATGCCCGGAATTTTTCGTCGTTCAGTAGATTTAACGGTTTTAGAAGTTAAAGAATTATTCGATTTAGGAATTCGTGCCGTAAACATCTACGTAAAAGTTGACGAAAGTTTAAAAGATAATACAGGAAAAGAAGCTTGGAATCCACATGGATTGATGCAGCGCGCCATCAAGGAAATCAAAGCGGCTTGCCCGGAAATGATTGTAATGCCCGATGTGGCACTGGATCCATATTCTATATACGGTCATGACGGAATTATTGCTAATGGTGATATAGAAAATGACTCCACTAATGAAGCATTAGTAAAAATGGCAGTTTCTCATGCCGAGGCCGGAGCTGATTTTGTTGCTCCATCTGATATGATGGACGGGCGTGTTTTACGTTTGCGCCAAGGATTAGATGTTGCAGGTTTTCAAAATGTGGGTATCATGAGCTATTCCGCTAAATATGCATCTGCTTTTTACGGACCATTTAGAGACGCGTTAGACAGCGCGCCACGAGAATCTGACGTTGTGGTTCCAAAAGATAAAAAAACCTACCAAATGGACTATTCTAACCGTCTTGAAGCTATTAAAGAAGCCTTGTGGGATGTTGAAGAAGGTGCTGATATGGTTATGGTAAAACCAGGAATTGCTTATTTAGATATCGTTCGCGAAGTTAAGAATGCAGTGAACGTTCCAGTTACTGTTTTTCATGTTTCGGGAGAATATGCTATGATTAAAGCAGCAGCTGAAAGAGGTTGGCTGGATCACGATAAAATCATGATGGAGCAGTTAATGTGTATCAAAAGAGCTGGAGCTAGTTTGATTTCTACTTATTTTGCCAAAGAAGCTGCGATACTTTTACAAAAGAAATAG
- a CDS encoding c-type cytochrome, producing the protein MRKTLLLFAVLAMASCKKEETKKEPLYPTSTEEIVQTPEELGAEIFKGKGNCVACHQLDKKVVGPSIQEIAKIYKDKNANMVTFLKGEGEPIVDPSQYEVMKANFAITKAMSDEELSALEAYVYSSLK; encoded by the coding sequence ATGAGAAAGACCTTATTATTGTTTGCTGTTTTAGCCATGGCTTCTTGTAAAAAAGAAGAAACAAAAAAAGAACCATTATATCCTACTTCGACTGAGGAGATTGTGCAAACTCCTGAAGAGTTAGGTGCAGAGATTTTCAAAGGCAAAGGAAATTGTGTAGCCTGTCATCAGCTTGATAAGAAAGTTGTGGGGCCAAGTATTCAAGAAATTGCTAAGATTTACAAAGATAAAAATGCAAATATGGTAACTTTTCTTAAGGGAGAAGGAGAGCCAATTGTGGATCCAAGTCAATACGAAGTGATGAAAGCTAATTTTGCTATTACTAAAGCGATGTCAGATGAAGAATTAAGCGCATTAGAAGCTTATGTTTACTCTAGTTTGAAGTAG
- a CDS encoding helix-turn-helix transcriptional regulator — protein sequence MKNNVKVQRAIANITQAGLADKIGVSRQTINAIETGKYVPSTVLALKMAKLFGKSVNDIFELDETD from the coding sequence ATGAAGAATAATGTCAAAGTACAAAGAGCGATAGCTAATATTACGCAAGCAGGATTGGCTGATAAAATTGGTGTAAGTCGGCAAACTATCAATGCAATTGAAACAGGAAAATATGTTCCATCTACTGTTTTAGCCTTGAAAATGGCAAAATTATTCGGGAAATCCGTTAACGATATTTTTGAACTTGATGAAACGGATTAA
- a CDS encoding methylated-DNA--[protein]-cysteine S-methyltransferase encodes METTHIKTPLGVAKIIGDENGISLISISDEGKISETIPVVLQEAVTQLNEYFERKRIDFNFKLNPKGTDFQKKVWKGLLEVPFGKTRTYLEQSKILGDVKAIRAVASANGKNPLWIVVPCHRIIGSDGSLTGYAGELWRKKWLLEHENPTMQQSLF; translated from the coding sequence ATGGAAACAACTCACATCAAAACGCCTTTAGGTGTAGCCAAAATCATAGGTGATGAAAATGGTATTTCGCTAATTTCCATATCAGATGAAGGTAAAATTTCAGAGACTATTCCTGTAGTTTTACAAGAAGCTGTTACTCAGCTTAATGAATATTTCGAACGAAAAAGAATTGATTTTAATTTCAAATTAAATCCGAAAGGTACTGATTTTCAAAAGAAAGTTTGGAAAGGTTTACTCGAAGTCCCTTTTGGTAAAACAAGAACTTATTTAGAACAATCTAAGATTTTAGGAGATGTCAAAGCCATTCGAGCTGTGGCTTCTGCCAATGGAAAAAATCCACTTTGGATTGTAGTTCCTTGTCACCGTATTATTGGATCTGATGGTTCTTTGACTGGTTACGCAGGGGAATTATGGCGTAAGAAATGGTTGCTGGAACATGAAAACCCAACGATGCAACAAAGTTTGTTTTAG
- a CDS encoding 3'-5' exonuclease, whose protein sequence is MIEKIHLNNILFLDIETVPEAEDFNALDSEMKELWEHKTQYQRKDEFTAEDFYDRAGIWAEFGKIVCISVGYFTIKGDIRNFRVTSFFGDEKKLLLDFNNLLNNHFNQPQHVLCGHNAKEFDIPFLARRMIINQIAIPNKLNLFGKKPWEIPHLDTLELWKFGDYKHYTSLKLLTKILGIPSPKGDIDGSQVGHVFYVEKDIDRIVNYCEKDTIAVAQIFLRLRREDLLIEEEIIHV, encoded by the coding sequence ATGATAGAAAAAATCCACCTTAACAACATTCTATTTCTTGACATCGAAACCGTTCCGGAAGCCGAAGATTTTAATGCTTTGGATTCAGAAATGAAAGAACTTTGGGAACACAAAACCCAATACCAGCGTAAAGACGAATTTACAGCCGAAGATTTTTATGATCGAGCTGGAATTTGGGCTGAGTTTGGAAAAATTGTTTGTATTTCGGTGGGATATTTTACCATAAAAGGGGATATTCGAAACTTCAGAGTCACTTCTTTTTTTGGTGATGAAAAGAAATTATTGCTTGATTTTAATAATTTGCTAAACAATCATTTCAATCAACCACAACATGTTTTATGTGGACATAATGCTAAGGAATTTGACATTCCGTTTCTGGCTCGGCGCATGATTATCAACCAAATCGCCATTCCTAATAAACTAAATTTATTTGGTAAAAAACCTTGGGAAATTCCACATTTAGATACATTAGAGCTATGGAAATTTGGCGACTACAAGCACTATACTTCACTAAAATTACTCACTAAAATTCTAGGAATTCCTTCTCCAAAAGGTGATATCGATGGCAGTCAAGTAGGTCACGTTTTTTATGTAGAAAAAGACATTGATCGCATTGTAAACTATTGTGAAAAAGACACTATCGCTGTAGCACAAATTTTCTTGAGATTACGTCGTGAGGATTTGTTGATCGAGGAGGAGATTATTCATGTTTAA
- a CDS encoding nucleoside recognition domain-containing protein → MVLSRFWLVIFISSIVFVVFSLFIGNTYTIDHVLNGKKDDPILVSEKYIEQLPAFIKDSIMKAPDQTLIVDMDTNNADTTYVFKNKTVKIYSGVQKSDGLLPTCKSTLLDLIIPLIAYLAFFCGLMELLIISGASGKLAKALSPVFVKVFPSIPKNHPSISYMTLNFAANFLGLDSAATPFGLKAMESLQEINPDKDKASDAQIMFMCLHASGLTLIATSIIGYRAAANASNPADVMLPCIITSFIGTIAAFLIVGVKQKINFKSASLVAVLMALIAGIIGLLMYVSHLDLVGKNYFTSNLSALILVGIIAFTLIFSFINEKKFGEADTTVYDAFVVGANNGVKTGVTIFPYVLGMLVAISLFRNSGLFEIISDGIAFFFSNMGVNKQITDALPVALLRPFSSAGSRGFLIDSMNTFGADSLTARLSSIFQCSAESTFYVIAVYFGSINVKNSRYALGAMLLVDVICVITAIFVASWFF, encoded by the coding sequence ATGGTATTAAGCAGATTTTGGTTGGTTATTTTTATTTCGTCAATTGTTTTTGTCGTTTTTAGTTTATTCATTGGGAACACTTATACCATTGATCATGTTTTGAATGGAAAAAAGGACGATCCGATTTTAGTTTCGGAAAAATACATTGAGCAACTTCCTGCTTTTATTAAAGATAGTATCATGAAAGCGCCTGATCAAACTTTGATTGTGGACATGGATACCAATAATGCTGATACCACTTATGTGTTTAAAAATAAAACCGTTAAAATTTACAGCGGTGTTCAAAAATCTGATGGATTATTGCCCACTTGTAAAAGTACTTTACTAGATTTAATTATTCCGTTGATTGCCTATTTAGCTTTTTTCTGCGGACTAATGGAACTTTTAATTATTTCAGGTGCATCTGGTAAATTAGCTAAAGCATTGAGTCCGGTTTTTGTAAAAGTATTTCCGAGCATTCCCAAAAATCACCCCTCTATATCGTATATGACATTGAACTTTGCTGCCAATTTCTTGGGATTAGATTCGGCTGCAACTCCTTTTGGACTTAAAGCGATGGAGAGCCTGCAAGAAATAAATCCTGACAAAGACAAAGCCAGTGATGCGCAGATTATGTTTATGTGTTTGCATGCCTCAGGACTTACTTTGATAGCTACGTCAATTATTGGGTATCGTGCTGCTGCAAATGCTAGTAATCCTGCTGATGTCATGTTACCTTGTATTATTACTTCTTTTATTGGTACGATTGCTGCTTTTTTAATTGTTGGAGTTAAACAAAAAATCAATTTTAAAAGTGCTTCCTTAGTGGCTGTATTAATGGCCTTGATAGCTGGAATTATTGGTTTGTTGATGTATGTGAGTCATTTAGATTTAGTCGGAAAAAACTATTTTACCTCTAATCTTTCCGCTTTAATATTGGTTGGAATTATTGCTTTCACTTTGATTTTTTCATTTATAAACGAGAAGAAGTTTGGTGAGGCTGATACTACTGTATATGATGCTTTTGTAGTAGGAGCTAACAATGGTGTGAAAACAGGAGTTACTATTTTCCCTTACGTATTAGGAATGTTAGTTGCAATTTCGTTGTTTAGAAATAGTGGTTTGTTCGAAATTATAAGTGATGGTATTGCCTTTTTCTTTTCGAATATGGGTGTAAACAAACAAATTACAGATGCATTGCCAGTTGCATTATTGCGTCCGTTTAGTTCAGCAGGTTCAAGAGGATTTTTGATCGATTCGATGAATACTTTTGGTGCAGATTCTCTAACGGCTAGATTAAGCAGTATTTTTCAATGTAGTGCCGAAAGTACTTTTTATGTGATTGCGGTTTACTTTGGTTCAATAAATGTTAAAAACAGCCGATATGCTTTAGGAGCGATGCTTCTGGTTGATGTGATTTGTGTGATTACAGCTATTTTTGTGGCGAGTTGGTTTTTTTAA